The nucleotide window TTATTTTGATTGATGTACCAAATTCAAACATTTTTTTCCCAGGATGTATAAAGGACTGCTGCTATAATTCGCGAAATCTGTAAAATGCCGTTTTTTAGACGCCTCAAACTCATCGTTTGACAAACCGATCGTTTCAAGAAACGATTCCAGTATGGCTGGCGGTTCTCGAACTTCTTCCATCTCAGCTTTTTGAAGCGCTTCTTCCCTATTGATTTCACCATTTCTTATCAATGCGCTGTATGCCTGCGTTAATTCGCTATAGCCCCATTTTCGGCACATAAGGTAATCTTTAAGTAAATTCAGCAAACAGTCACCATGTTCATATTCATCAGACGGGGGCACCCATTCAATTTCTTTTTCTATAATTTTCTGAAGATTAGCAACTCCTGGATGTAAATAATTTAAGACATCTACTTTTTCAGGCCCTGTTCCGGTTAATTTCCAAAAGCCATGAACTATTGGTGAATAAAAAATATTGCGCATATAGTCTTGAATGTCCTTATATTCCTTTAAAACACTGAAAAAATATTTGCGATCACAATAAGTTGATGCACTTACTCCATCAATGGCCGAAGAATATTTGGCGGAATTGCCCGTCATTATCAGCCGAATACCATTCTGTTTAGCAATTTTTTTTGCCATTGATGCAATAAAGGTATTACAAGGCCCGCAAATCTCGCCGGCTTGGCTTAAAAATATTTTATAAAACTTAAACATCATATTTTCATTAGGCTTATAAATGATTAGATCTACGCCCAATTTTTTGACGGCCCTCTTTATATTTTGGACAGCCAAGGGAGATTGGAAACCATTATTAAAATTATAGGCCAGAATATTTAAGTTGTATTTTTTTGCAAGCACATATAAAACATACATGCTGTCTTTTCCACCACTAACAGGAACCAAACAGTCATATTGCCCTTTGCCCTTAAATCTATCCAAAATTTTTTCAAATTTTAACTCACGATCTTTGTTAGACTCCCTTGGAGCATTAATCTTTTTTTCTTCAAACAAACTACAATAATTGCACTCTCCATCCTTACTTAGATGAACACTTGGAAAATCAGATGGTAATATACATTTAGAACATCTTGTTGACATATTTTTCCTCCGAACTTTTAAATTTGTTCTCTTTAATTTTTTTTATATAACTGCCACGGGCAGACTTGGTCTTTTATCCATGTTTGCCCACAACAAAGATTGAAAGTCTCTGTATGGATTTTTTAAGACTTTCATATAAAAAGAACCGTGAACCTATTAGAATTAAATTCCTTTCATCATCTAAACATAAATTCAATTCACAAGCCCTAACCAGGAAGCATTTTTAATAATTTAAATAGAAAAATCCATTTTGAATTTCCATCTGATACTGTTTTAAAAATTTGTTTTTCATCAGGCCTGAAATAATTACAACCAAATTGAATAAAAAAAGCGATTGCAAATATCGAAACTCCGAAAAGAAGTTGATAAGTAATATTGGAAGGAATTATTTTGCTGAGGCTGTATATAAAAACAGAAATTGCCGCCCAAAACAGGCTTATTTTAATCATAAACAATTCCAATCCTTTAAAACTGGCTTCTTTTCTAACAAAATACCAAATAAAAATATTTTTGGATAAGGTCGCCGTTCCAGTTGCGAACACCGCGCCCCATATCCCGAAAAACTTAATTAGAATCAAGTCTGCAACAATATTATACACGGCAAAAATCTTGCTGTAGAGAACGATATCTGCCTTTTCCATTAGCTGAGCAACTGTGGCAATAGGCAAGGAATTTAAAATGGAAAAAAAAAACATGACACATAGGATGGAAGAATACTCTACAAATTTATTATTTGAGATAATGCTGCTAATATAGTCACCGAATATAAATAAAAAGCAACAACATGGGACTGCAAAAAACAAATTTATTTTTACAAGACTTTGAAAAAATTGCGTTAATTTATCTTTCTGAGACAACGATGTTCCGATGGCAAAAAATGCCGGTTTAATAACGTCCCTCAGGTAGATTAATGGGAGCAATGATGATATTTGAAGATTGATTTGAACATAAAAGGAATAAGCCCCGACAGCAACAGGATTTAATAACATAACAATGATAAAATTGTCAAAATTAGCGCTTAAAACCCCCACACCGGTATTATTAAAATTATAAAAAAGGGCGTATTTTCCAACTCTTTTTTTCTCATTGCTTGTAATAGAATCAATTGTTCCAGAAGAAAAAGGAATTTTATTATAATATAATATTTGAAGCAAGGCAAAAGAAATTAGATAGGCAGACAGGTCGATTATAATTGCATGCCACAGATTTTTATCGTAAATAATGATAAATCCATATCCTATCGCCTTTATGATCGCAAACAAAAGAGCAATTGGTTTTGAATATTTATGAAGAAAATAAGATGACAAAACGATCTCAAGGAAATTGCGCTGTTGATGCAGAACAATAATCAAAGTAAAAAGCATGAAATACGATTTATATTCTGTAATTTTTAAAAAAGGGGCGATTTGCTGCCATAACAATAAAATAAATCCAAGGATTGCAACATCCGCCACCATCCGAATAACACAGCTTATTTTGAATAAATTATGAGCAATCTTGAATTCTCCCCTATTATAATATTCAGGCATATATCGCAGCAGCGCATCTCCTATTCCCAAGGATAAAACTGTTCCAATTAGTCCGATGACCGAATAAAGAAGGTTGTAAACTCCGTAGTCAAATTCGGAAAGCGCCCTGACAAGCAAAACCGTTGCAATAAGCCCACAGCACTGACTTAATGTCTTAAATATTAAAGTATATTTAACAGCGCTGGTTGTTTTTTTAATTTTGTTATACATCAATTCGGCACACTGTAAGCTTTACATACTTGCGAAATGGAGTCATGCATATCTTTATCTCCACTGATACGATATACGCTTTTACCCTGATCTTCCAATGCGGTGCTTAACCGCTTCAAAACATTATGACCCGACTCAAATTCCTCCAGCAACTCTTTACTGTTGGTCTGGAATCCGAATGGCAACGGCCGAATTTGCAATCTCTGCATAAATCGTTCCACACAGATTTTGGGATCGGTCACAACCCAAAACAAATGATTTGAAATAGGGGCCAATTTTGCGTACCTGGTTATCAGTTCATCTGAAACCGTACTTTCCATGTATGCAAACAAGGTAAAACACCTCTGGGAAAAGGCTTCATCCATAATGACCAGATCAGAATCATCAAGATATTGAGAAATCAGATGTACTTCTGAAAAAGTTCTTACAATTGTATTCCATATGGATTCTATCAGCAGTTTCGGCAAATTTGACCCTGCGAGCGCTTTTGAAATCAAAGCAATCAATTCCAGGTGACGGGAAGAAAAGGTAACAAATTCCGGCAAGATGTATCGTTCCCCCATAAACGGCAACCATATCCGGGAAGGCAAAAGTTTCACCATATTTTTAATACGCCCGTCATCCCGCTTTTTAATACATTGTATGATTGCTTCATTTCTATACAAACAATATCGTTGCAACAATTTTAAATGTTTATTTAATGCTGACGACAATGTCGTCTTACCTGATGCCGGCAGGCCTGCAAATTCTATGTACATGCAAACTCCTTAATCAATTATAGGCCTCTATTTCTCCGATTATTTTATTTATCTGTTCCGGCTTAAACCAATCTGAGTGGGTCGTCTTTACATCAATCTTTTTCACCTGGCCTTGGTGATATTTATGAAGCTGTGGAGCATAATCTTCTTCCCAATTACGAGAATAAAACAACAGCACATTGCCGTAATATGGGATCGGCATATAGGGATTTAATTCGCATGCCCTGTAATAAATGCTTTCCATTAATCTAAACTGTACTGATTCAGGAACAGGCTTTCCCATCAGGGTGTATAAGCGTTGCTGCAGCCCATCCAATGAAATGTAATAATCATAACACTTGGATATAATTTTATTAAAGATATACTCATAATCAAATCGGCGTATTTTATGGAATTGCTTTTTTACAAAAGACAACCCCCTTCTATTCCAGTTTTTTTCAACGGCAGAGGGTTGCTTTTTCTCCCAATTTTCATCAATTATGACCAGCAACTCTATCTTTTTATTCATATTGGTCAATTGACAGGCAATTTCATGGGCGACAATGGTATTTTTGCATGATCCGATAATGATATAAGGCCCTGATGGAAAAGCTTTCAGGATATCATCAATACATTTTTGGGCCAGCTGCCAGATATCAAGCAATTGAGTGCCATTTTGTTCGGAATCATAAAAATGGATAAAAATAGGTGAATGATAAAAGGGATGTCCCTTAAGATCCACTTTTTTATATTTTTGAGCACTGGCTATGGAATGCCCAATTAAGATAACAGGAGATTTTTTCCCTTGTTTACTGATTATTCTTTGAGATCCGTGCAGGGAATCTTGAATCTTTTTTTCAACTATTTTTGCAAGTTGCCTTATTGTGGAAGCTTTAAAAACAGCAATTACCGGAATTGAAATATTGAATTTTTTTTCAAGGGCATTGACCAGTTTAATTGAATAAAGAGAGGAGCCGCCGATATCAAAAAAATTGTCATCCGGGCTTGAAACTTCATAGTTTAATATGCCTTCCCATATGGCTTTCAGCTCTTTTTCATATGGGCCATCAAAAAAACCGACTTTTTTATGCTCAAAGGATATTGAATCGGATCGGGGTATTTCCAATGCATTGTAGTCAATTTTACCGGAAGACGTATAGGGAAGAAAATCGACTGTAATTAATAAAGACGGAACCATATATTCAGGGAGCTTGGATAAAAGCCACTGCTTGAATGCTTTTATAGAAAAATCAGGTTTGCTTTTTGGATCCAACATTAGAAACGCGGCTGTCTTGATGTTGCCGTCGCACTCTTTTGAAACAGCCACGGCACATTCTGAAACCGAAGGGTGCAGCAAAGCCGTCCTTTCAATTTCACCCGGCTCAACCCTGAATCCCCTTATTTTTATCTGGCGGTCAATTCTTCCATAAAAGAGGATACCCTCTCCAACGGGCATTTCCACCCTGTCACCGGTTCTAAAAAAAATTGTCTCTTTGTTGATGTCATTGAGTTTAACAAACGATTTGGCAGTAAGATCTTCACGGTTTAAATATCCTCTTGCCGTCTGGGTACCCCCTATGCAGAGTTCACCCATGCTTCCGGGTAAAGCCGGTTGTTGAAATTGATTT belongs to Desulfobacula toluolica Tol2 and includes:
- a CDS encoding N-acetyl sugar amidotransferase, encoding MSTRCSKCILPSDFPSVHLSKDGECNYCSLFEEKKINAPRESNKDRELKFEKILDRFKGKGQYDCLVPVSGGKDSMYVLYVLAKKYNLNILAYNFNNGFQSPLAVQNIKRAVKKLGVDLIIYKPNENMMFKFYKIFLSQAGEICGPCNTFIASMAKKIAKQNGIRLIMTGNSAKYSSAIDGVSASTYCDRKYFFSVLKEYKDIQDYMRNIFYSPIVHGFWKLTGTGPEKVDVLNYLHPGVANLQKIIEKEIEWVPPSDEYEHGDCLLNLLKDYLMCRKWGYSELTQAYSALIRNGEINREEALQKAEMEEVREPPAILESFLETIGLSNDEFEASKKRHFTDFANYSSSPLYILGKKCLNLVHQSK
- a CDS encoding lipopolysaccharide biosynthesis protein — encoded protein: MYNKIKKTTSAVKYTLIFKTLSQCCGLIATVLLVRALSEFDYGVYNLLYSVIGLIGTVLSLGIGDALLRYMPEYYNRGEFKIAHNLFKISCVIRMVADVAILGFILLLWQQIAPFLKITEYKSYFMLFTLIIVLHQQRNFLEIVLSSYFLHKYSKPIALLFAIIKAIGYGFIIIYDKNLWHAIIIDLSAYLISFALLQILYYNKIPFSSGTIDSITSNEKKRVGKYALFYNFNNTGVGVLSANFDNFIIVMLLNPVAVGAYSFYVQINLQISSLLPLIYLRDVIKPAFFAIGTSLSQKDKLTQFFQSLVKINLFFAVPCCCFLFIFGDYISSIISNNKFVEYSSILCVMFFFSILNSLPIATVAQLMEKADIVLYSKIFAVYNIVADLILIKFFGIWGAVFATGTATLSKNIFIWYFVRKEASFKGLELFMIKISLFWAAISVFIYSLSKIIPSNITYQLLFGVSIFAIAFFIQFGCNYFRPDEKQIFKTVSDGNSKWIFLFKLLKMLPG